From a region of the Paenibacillus sp. R14(2021) genome:
- a CDS encoding type II toxin-antitoxin system PemK/MazF family toxin, producing MIVKRGDVFFADLSPVVGSEQGGVRPVLVIQNDIGNRFSPTVIVAAITAQIQKAKLPTHVEIDAASHGFDRDSVLLLEQIRTIDKQRLTDKITHLDDEMMRKVDEALQISVGLIDF from the coding sequence TTGATCGTTAAACGCGGCGATGTGTTTTTTGCGGACCTGTCACCTGTTGTTGGCTCTGAGCAGGGTGGAGTACGGCCTGTTCTCGTCATTCAAAATGATATCGGCAACCGCTTCAGTCCAACTGTCATTGTGGCAGCCATTACCGCCCAGATTCAGAAGGCGAAGCTGCCGACGCATGTCGAAATCGATGCGGCATCCCATGGCTTCGACCGGGATTCCGTACTTTTGCTCGAACAGATTCGAACGATTGATAAGCAGCGCTTAACTGACAAAATCACTCACCTTGACGATGAAATGATGCGTAAGGTGGATGAAGCGCTTCAAATCAGTGTCGGTCTTATTGATTTTTGA
- a CDS encoding CopG family ribbon-helix-helix protein, which yields MANLQNTKRIMISLPDHLLEEVDGIVAKENSNRSEFIRQAMKLYLIERKKRQIRDSMQRGYLEMAKINLVMASEAFQAEEDAGDTLGRLVSGV from the coding sequence GTGGCCAATTTGCAAAATACCAAAAGGATTATGATCAGCTTACCGGATCATTTGCTGGAGGAAGTCGACGGAATCGTCGCCAAAGAAAACTCGAACCGAAGCGAATTTATTCGTCAGGCTATGAAGCTGTATTTGATTGAGCGGAAGAAGCGCCAGATTCGAGATTCTATGCAGCGGGGCTATCTGGAGATGGCCAAGATTAACCTGGTAATGGCGTCGGAAGCTTTTCAAGCGGAGGAAGATGCCGGCGATACGCTCGGCCGACTCGTAAGCGGGGTGTAA